In the genome of Natronomonas salina, the window AACCGACGCCGACTCCAACGGCGACGCCGACGGCCACCGAGACGCCGACGCCGTCTCCCACGCCGACCGCGGAACCGACGGCGACGCCCGAACCGACGGCGACCGCGACCCCGGACGACGGCTCGCTCACGGACGGCATCTCCGACACGCTGGACGGCGACGAAGACGGCGACGATAGCCTCCTCTGATCGCCCTCCAGACCTGGACGGTCGTCCATCCCCCGCTGCGTCGTCGCCGGTGTCCGACCATCGAGCGTGAGAATTAACCGACCGCCAGCGCAAGCGCAACCGATGGCGACGCTCGTCACGTCGGTCGACGACATCCCCGAGGACGGGTCGTACCTGTTCACCGTCGAGGCCGCCGACGGCGAGACGGAGGAGGTCATCCTGGTCCGGCTCGAGGACGGCGTCTCGGCGTGGAAGAACTTCTGCCAGCACGAGACCGACCAGCGGCTCGACCTCGGCGAGGGCGTGGCGCGCCGCGACGACCAGATCATCTGCCCGAAGCACGGCTCGGCGTTCGACGTCGGATCGGGCTACTGCGGCAACGGCCCGGCCGCCGGCTCCACGCTGGAGGAGGTCGACGTCACCGTCCGCCACGGACAGGTGTACCTCACGGACGACGACCTGGAGTTCAGCCACGAGGGCGGCAGCGACGAGGACGACACACCGGGCTCGTCGTCGCACCTGCGGTTCTGAGCGGGGCGGCACCGGAAAACAGTCCGGACCGTTCGGTTACGAATCCTCGAAGTCGATCGTCGGCATCTCGTCGTCGCCGGACTTCTTGGTGTCGACGTCGCCGATCTCGAAGATGGAGCTCGCCCGCTTCGGAGACTCGTCGGCCTCTTCGTCGTCCTCCTCTTCGGCTTCGTGATCGGCACCGTCGTCGACCTCGTCGCGCCCTTCGTCGGGGTCGTGGCCTGTTCCGTCGACCGGTTCCACGTCTCCGTCTATCCCTGTTCCATCGGCGGGTCCGTCGGCCATCTCGGAGTCGTCGTCGAGGCCCGGTCCGTCGTCGAGGTCCGTACTGCTGGATTCGAAGGCGAGGCTGACGGAATCGGGCCCATCCTCCGGGTCGGGCTCCTCGTCCGCTTCGTCGGCCGTCGGCACCGAATCCGGGGAGACGAACGCGTCGTCCGCGTGTTCCAGTTCCGTCGCCCCGTCGGCGTCGGCCCCGTTCGAGTCGGTCTGCTCCGAACCGGACGACACCGAGAAGTGCGTCGCCTCCGCGGTTTCGAGGCTATCCTGGAGATAGACGTCGGTCGTCGGGCCTTCCTCTGAGGTGCCGTCGTCGGATTCGGAGGTTCCGTCGTCAACGTCGTCGGCATCGTTTGCATCTCCTTCGTCGACGGAGACCTCGCCTGCGTCGGAGGTATCCTCACCGGCAGAGGGCTCGTCGTCGGACGAGTCGACGACGGTGACCGCCTCGGTGTCGTCGACGGCGTCGAGGTCCGCTCCCTCGACGGTCGTGCCCGGAGGCGTGTCGTCCGGTCGCTGCAGGCCGTCGACGAGCGTCCGCCGGATGGACTCGAAGGCCTCGACCTCAGCCTCGAGCGCCGCGACGTCCTCGGAGATGGACTGCTCGAGGTCGTTGAACTCCTCGCACATCACCTCCGCGCGGCGGCGGATCTCCGTCCGGACGTCGTCGACGTCCTCCTGGTGGGCGACCTGGAGTGACTCGATGGTCTCCGCCTGCGCGTCGAGTCCGGCGGAGAGTTCGTCCAGCCGCTCGGCCAGCTCGTCCTGGCGCTGCCGGACCGTCTCGACGTCGTCGACGAACTCCTCGAGTCGGTCGAGCCGTTCGTCGAACTCCGTGATGGCGTCGTCGCCCTCGCCGTGGACGGACAGCAGATCCTCCAGCGCGTCGACGGAGGCGTCGAAGTCGGCGAGGCGCTTCTGGACGTACTCCAGCCGCACCGCCTCGGACTCCGAGTTCTCGACGCCGAGGTGGTCTCTGAGCTTCGCCCGCTGGGACTCCGGGACGGTCCCCGACTCCAGTTCGGCGATCAGCGCCGACGCGACGCTACCGGGTTCCGTTTCGGGGTTCACGACACCGCCGTCGGCGTCGACCCGCTTCTGGTCGGCGCTGTCGTCGGCGCTGGTTCCCTGATCGGGAACGACTTCGTCGCCGCTCGCCGACACGTCTGTACGGTTCTCACTGGCGACCTGCAGTTCGGGCTCGGCGGAGCCAAACGCCAGCTCTCCGCCTTTCGACGCGACCATCCCCAGCACGTAGGTCTGCTCGACCCCAGGGTCGAGGGTCACCTCCGCGTGGAGTTCGCCGTCGACGACCCGCCAGTCCGACGGTTCGTACTCCTCGTGGAAGCCGTACTCGGCGAGGTTCGCGGTCGGCAGTCCGTCGACGAGACGCACCGTGACCGACTCGTCGCCGGTGGACTCGAGGGCGTACTCGACGACCAGGCCCTCTCCCTGCCGTTCGACAGCCCTTGTACCCGAGACGGTACCCCCCGGAACCGTATCGGAGAAGTGGGTCGGCATTGGTACTCTACGAGGACGATTTCACCACCACGCATATATCTTTAGTACCTGTATCGGCAGGCGAAAGGAGGTCCGGAACGATGCCCCGAGTCGAGCGCCGGAGGCGGCGCGGGTCGCCCCGGTCGCTCAGCGCCGCGTACGGACTCGTTTCCCCTCGATAATCACCACCTAGAGAGCAGGTCCCGGCACAGCCGAACTTACCAACGGCATGTAATATTCTAGTTACCTAGTGTAAAATTATACACGACCTAGAGATGACTTCATTATCCGGTTTATTCCGAGGTATTCGATGGCTTTATTCTTAGTGTGGGTGAAAATTGCATATGGCTAACGAAACGGTCGAAGGGGTTCGCCAGGATCGCTTCGAGAGCCTGCTGGAGGAGCTATCCGGAACCGTGCTGGTGACGACGTCGACCTCCGACGACGTCGCCGGTCTCGTGACCGCGCTCGAATCGAACACCGACGACGAGGTGCGCCTCCTCGTCGACGAACCGACCGCGAAGATCGTCAGGGACTCGTTCCTCCTGTCGTCGCGTGTCGTCGACCTGGTCGACGAAGGTATCCTCGAGGTCCGCATCGCGTCCCCCGAGACGCCGTTCTCCACCCTGTTGGCCGGGAGCGACGACGTTCGGTGCATCGCCTCGATCGCCGGCTCGGCGGTCACGGAACTGCGATCGGACTCCGACGACGCGGCGGTCGGAGCCATCCGGGAGGAGTTCGACGACGTCTGGGCCGACGCCGAGCAGTTCGTCGCCCGGACGCCGGCCTACTCCGTGATGCTCGATACCCTCGACGACCGGCTGGGCGAGTCGATGCGGGCGGACGTCGAACAGGTCTTCGAGGAGGCCACGGCCGTCCGGGGTGACGCCCGGGCGATCAAGCCGGTCCGGCTCAGCCTGCTGATGGGCGCGAAGAACCGGGTCCAGTTCTACGAACTCGGCCTCTGGGGCGAATCCGAGGGCGTCGCCAGTCGAGCGAAGTTCTCCCGTGAGAAGCAGGCCCTCGAGGAGCACGGCCTCATCGACACCGAGAAGGTCCCGACCGACGTCGGCCGGCCGCGACAGCGGCTCGTCCTCGGCGACGAACTCGAGGAGATGGACGCGCTCGAACTGACCAGCGCCGCGCGGAGCGTCCTCCCCGACTAGTCGAGCTCCTCGGCGAGGTCGAACGCCCAGCGGAACTCGCCGTCGAACTGGACGGGGACGTTCGTGAACTCGAGGAATTCACTGAGTTCCGTCGCTCGAAGCTCGAACGGCCCGATAGATCTTCCTGCAAGGAAACTTCCCTCTTCGGAGCTCAGCCAGGGCTGGTAGATCCCTCCAGCGCCTAGGCGGAACGTTTGATAGGTGGAGATAGTTAATTCGTATCCGTCGTCCGTGGATTCTACGGTGCATCTGTTCGGGATTCCTTGCGTGGATACGAGAGTGGCACTGTCGTCGCCAACAGCCAGATACTGACCGCCGATGATCGATCGGGAACGAGCGATTTCGAGTGCCATTCGCAACGGGTATCCGATGTTCAGTAGCCGTGTGGCCGTCCGGCCGACGATGGTCGCCTGATCGTCGGTGACGTCGCTGAGTGTCGCGATGCCGCCGATCGCGCCCCCCTCGACGAGCTTGATCGCCTGCCTGTAGGATTGGCAGGCGTTGAGGAAGAACGCCTCGACCCCGACCGATTCGACCGAAGCGATATCGAGGTAGCCGTCGTTACACTGGAGCCCGTCAGCCGTAGCGTGACCGATGTAGTGAAGGAAGTCCGTCTTCTGTTCGAGCAAGCTCACGAGTGACGCCCGATCGAGGTTCTCGTGGATCGTCACGTTGAACGGTAACTCCCTGGCGTCAGCGTAATAGTCTCGGACCGTAGTCGCCTCTGCGTTCATCCACGATTCGTTACAGACGATCGTGACATCGATCGAATTCCTTTCGGACGAACCTCGTTTGAACCTGTTTCGGAACCCTTCTACGACGAGCTTGTTCGTCGAGATCGGGATGTCGTCCCCGACCCAGATATCGTGGCTGTTCTCGCTCGATTCTATCTCGACGAACGACGCTTCGCCGTTGAACACTTCCGACGCGGCACGCGTCGAGCCACCGGTGGTGAAGGCGCGGAGCGCTGAACGCCGCGCTTCGATCCCCGAGATTCGGGCCGGTGACACCGCCCGCACCGGTACGAGCTGCGCGACGAGATGTGGAATCGCTTCGATATTCGTGGCAAACGGTTCGACGTATGCCGTGGCCGGCCAATCGGGAACCTGGGCACGAACGGGCTGGAACGGCACGTCGAGGTACTTTCTGAGTCTGGTCTCCTGATCGGCCTCGTACAGTTCGAGGAGGTCGAACGGGATGACGTCAGAGAGACGGTTCGTTTCGACTGTTTCTACCGGGTACGACCCTGCGGTCCGGACGGCACAGTCGAGACCGAAGGTGTGCTGCAATAGCTCGGATACGCCCGACCCGAATGAGCCGGAGTCGAACTGGTAGACGGAGTCGCCATCGACACGTAATTCGGGTTCCGAATTCGGTCGAACGTCCGCGCTGAGATAGTAGATGAGCGGTGCAGCTTCATAGAGAAACGACACTTCCTCGGGCAGGGCCATCGTCACGGGTTGCTCTCCGGTCTTCAGGTCGCTAGGGACATCGAGTTCGTCCCCCAACCGTACCTCTGGAGGATATCCCCGGAGGTTGGGATAAGACCTCAAGGGCTTCGTCGTCATCAGCCCCTCGCCGAGATACGAAAAGGCGCTCATGATGTCAGCCGGGTTGTTCGTCGTGGTGATGGTGCCTGCTGGTTGCTTCCGTGGTGATCTCGCGCCGATCGAAATAGCTGTCGACCCATCGAACTGAATCTGCAGCCGTTCGTCGACCGAGGTGACAGCCACCGATCCACTGAAACGAATATACGTCTTCACCGGGTGGCAGATCTCGAGGTAGTAGTCACCAGACGACACGTTTAGGTCGGTATCTCGGTCAGTAATGTGGAGCAATTCACCCTCGTCGCTCCAGAGGTGCATCGTGACGAGAGTGCCTAGTTGAAATCCCGACGTCTCGACCCGAACCGCGTCGCTCACCGGGTATTCGAACCCGTCGGTCGAGACCGGCTCCGGCGACACCGGCTCGCCCGTGTAGAGCGTGTACTGTTCGTTCCCGACCGTATCCGCGACGTGTAACCGAGGCGGTCCCTCGAGCGCCTCGAACGCGACTTGCCCCATCCCTGCCACCCCTGAAGACGGAGACCCCCATAAATCGCTCGCGGATTCTCACAGCCAGCAAACGCCCGGCCGTAGC includes:
- a CDS encoding Rieske (2Fe-2S) protein — encoded protein: MATLVTSVDDIPEDGSYLFTVEAADGETEEVILVRLEDGVSAWKNFCQHETDQRLDLGEGVARRDDQIICPKHGSAFDVGSGYCGNGPAAGSTLEEVDVTVRHGQVYLTDDDLEFSHEGGSDEDDTPGSSSHLRF
- a CDS encoding transcriptional regulator TbsP domain-containing protein; amino-acid sequence: MANETVEGVRQDRFESLLEELSGTVLVTTSTSDDVAGLVTALESNTDDEVRLLVDEPTAKIVRDSFLLSSRVVDLVDEGILEVRIASPETPFSTLLAGSDDVRCIASIAGSAVTELRSDSDDAAVGAIREEFDDVWADAEQFVARTPAYSVMLDTLDDRLGESMRADVEQVFEEATAVRGDARAIKPVRLSLLMGAKNRVQFYELGLWGESEGVASRAKFSREKQALEEHGLIDTEKVPTDVGRPRQRLVLGDELEEMDALELTSAARSVLPD